Sequence from the Aromatoleum petrolei genome:
AGTTCGACCAGATCGTGTTCGCGAGCGCCGTGCGCGTGAACAAGTAAGCCCTGTAGTGGCCGGTCTGCGCCGGCTGCAGCAGTGGACAAGGGCCGCGCGCAAGCGCGGCCCTTGTCGTTTCAGCGCACCGGGATCGGCGTGCCGCGATCGACCGCGACGGCCGTGACGCTGTTCTGCGGGCTGCCTTCGATGATCTTGTCCGAGTAGGTCAGATACACCAGCACGTTGCGCTTGGCATCGACCATGCGCACGACCTGCAGGCGCTTGAACAGGATGGACTGGCGCTCGGAGAACACCTCTTCCTTGGCGGGGAGCGGTTTCACGATGCGCACCGGTCCCACCTGGCGGCAGGCGATCGAGGCCTCGGCGACGTCCTCGGCGAGCCCGAAGGCGCCCGACAGGCCGCCGGTCTTGGCGCGCGATACATAACAGGTGATGCCTTCGACGAGCGGGTCGTCGTAGGCCTCGACGACGATCTTGTGGTTCGGGCCGATCAGTTTCCAGACGGTCGACACCTCGGCCAGTGGTTCGGCGCGAGCGCCGCCGCTCGCGACGAGGCCGGCGGCGAGGAGCGCGGTGGTGAAGAGTCGATGCAGGGCGGTTTTCATGCGTGGCTACTTTCCAGGGTGTTCATCGTTCGGCGCGGCGTCCGCGGACATGCATCGAGTATAGAGCGGGAGGGCTGCGCACGGCCGTCATTCCCGAATGCGGGAATGCGTCGCTACGAGTCTCCGACTATGGGAACGCGCGGTCCCGTGACGCGTCGCGGCGGATGCTCGACCGCGTGCCGCTGCGGTGGCGGCGGGGCAGTTGACGAGGCAGAATGCGCTCCGCACGTCCGGGCAGGTGCCGCGGGTGCCGAATTTGCATGCATCGCCCGCACTCGGGCGGGGAAGTGTGAACAGATGGGAAATCGAATCTTGCGCTGTGTCGGTGGTCTCTTGATCGCGGCGGTCCTGTACGGGGGCATCCCGCATGCGGGCGCAGCCCTGAAGACGGTCGAGGTGCCACCCGCAGAGGACGAGGCAGCTGTCGCGCCCGTCTCGCCTGCGGCACCGCCGCGCGTCGTTGGTCGGCAGCGTCCGAGCGACGAGTTCTACGATCCCACGAGTCCGGCCTACGAGCGCCTGCAGCGCGCCGACGAGGCATTGGGCGACCTGCCGCGCGACCGCGACGGCAAGGTCGACTGGATGAACGCCTTGCGCCAGGGGCTGATCAAACCGCGCCAGCGCATCGACGGCAAGGACCGCGAGCCGCCGCTCGACCTCGACGTGATCCTGCGCAACACCAAGCAGATGCCCAACGTGCGCTTTCCGCACCGTGCGCATACCGAGTGGCTGGACTGCAAGAACTGCCACCCCGACCCGTTCGCGGAAAAGGCCGGTAGCACGCAGATCCGCATGGAGGACATCTTCCGCGGCCAGTTTTGCGGCAAGTGCCATGACCGCGTCGCCTTCATCACGCACCGCAACTGCTATCGCTGCCATAGCGTGAATCCGGACGGCACGCCCGCGTTGCCGCCGTCGGTGCTGCCGGTGCACCCCGCGGCCGCGCCGCCCACGCCCGCACACTGAGCGGAGGCGGCCCGCCGCTCAGGCGTTCTGCAGCGACTGCAGCACCGCCGCGCCCAGCA
This genomic interval carries:
- a CDS encoding CreA family protein encodes the protein MKTALHRLFTTALLAAGLVASGGARAEPLAEVSTVWKLIGPNHKIVVEAYDDPLVEGITCYVSRAKTGGLSGAFGLAEDVAEASIACRQVGPVRIVKPLPAKEEVFSERQSILFKRLQVVRMVDAKRNVLVYLTYSDKIIEGSPQNSVTAVAVDRGTPIPVR
- a CDS encoding c(7)-type cytochrome triheme domain-containing protein; the encoded protein is MGNRILRCVGGLLIAAVLYGGIPHAGAALKTVEVPPAEDEAAVAPVSPAAPPRVVGRQRPSDEFYDPTSPAYERLQRADEALGDLPRDRDGKVDWMNALRQGLIKPRQRIDGKDREPPLDLDVILRNTKQMPNVRFPHRAHTEWLDCKNCHPDPFAEKAGSTQIRMEDIFRGQFCGKCHDRVAFITHRNCYRCHSVNPDGTPALPPSVLPVHPAAAPPTPAH